Sequence from the Cuculus canorus isolate bCucCan1 chromosome 24, bCucCan1.pri, whole genome shotgun sequence genome:
CCTTCCGCTAGCAATGGGGCAGCTCCCCACTGATGTCTCAGATCAGCACACATGAAGGGAGCTTTTCCCAGGGTGAAAACACTGACCTGAGACATCAGAGCTGCCTGGGGACATGGCACCGGGCAAGCAGGTGAAGTCTGTGGATAGGAAAGGGTTTGTGGGCTTCATGTCCTCCAGGGAGTCTCTGGGATTTCCCAGCTctggaagaggcagagaaagggaagaagggattAGCCCCGGCTGCATTGGCATGCGGTCCCTTGGGAAAAGGCTTGGCCAGGGCTCCTCTCTTACCCAAGTGGCTGGAGTTCAGGAATAATTCTTGAGAAGTCACATCCTCTTTTTCCAGCAAGTCAATGATCCAGTTGAGCTCATTGGAGGCTGCAGGCGTGGAGGGACTGGGATTAGCGATGCCTATTCGGTATGGAGGGGAACAGTGCATAGGGGGAGCtgagcccagccctgcctggacTCTGATCGATGCCCCCATGTCCTGTGCAGCCTTCGCAGTGCAGCCCCCAAGACAGCTCTCGCAGCTCCCAGGAAGCACAGGGTCCTGGGCTGGTGGGGGGGTCTCAGCCTCATGCTGCGAGCTGCCAGGCCTGGGGACAAAGGGAACATTGGGGCACTCACTGATCTCATGCAGGCGGTCATAGAGCTCATCCCCAAGTGGCCCAAAGATGAGGCGCATCTGGTCCCTGGTGCAGTGGCAGAGCGCATGCCCGTCCATGTTGCAGCAGGAGAAGTCGATAGAGCTGGCATCATACTTGTTCTTCTCTACATGGTAGCTGATCCACTCCAGCACCTGCACCTTGGTCCAGAAGTATGGGAGCTCACTGAACCACTCCGGCTTGTCTGCAAAGGATGGAGAGCACTGCTCAGAGGCACAGCAGCCATGCCAGCGCCACGTGCCATGTGTGGACTGCCAACTGCAGTTCGGCACCAGCTCCCATCCCGCTGCAACCACACAGGACACAGTGAACCCTGTGCTTGGAGGGTTATGGGATTAACAAGCACTTGGTGCCTGCTCCCGAGTCATCttgctctgccctgctcctgtTCTGGGAGTGCCATTTGTCCTGTCCATGCTGGGatctgctctgttctgctggTGTGCTCTCCGTGCCTCCCCCAGGGTCGTCCCAGTGGAGTGGGACCCCTGTCACCAGGACTGTACTTCCAAACTGCCCTCCTGATGAGCAGCCTATCCCCTGGGATATGCTAGGGCAGGAAGGCAATGATTCCCTCAGCCCCTGTAAACATCTGTTGTGCTCCAAGCGGCCACAACTTGTGCCACCAATGATCTCCTACAGCAACCCTTTAGCCAACAAACCtctagggaaactgaggcatgctGGAACTTGTTGATCTGTCCCAGTGGGACAAGAAACTTGTAATGCTCTTCCAAGATAGCTGCACTGCCTCGTGTGTTGGCTCCCCTGTGCAGCCACCACTGGTCCCCTGGTCCTACCTGTGGTCTGTGCTGGGGGCTGGCTGGTGGGGAGGCTCAGCCCCAGGGCGCTGTCATCCCCAAGGTGTCCCAGCATGTCCAGGGTTGGCTGCACCTCGTCTGGCTGGTACATGGCACTGATGTAGTTGGAGAAGATGTTGCTGATCTCACAAGATCCCGCCATCAAGCTCTGTTCCAAGAGACGACAGTGAGCCCTGGCGCCATGGAGGTAGGGACGCTTGAGCCTGCAGCACCCCAGGGACCAGGCTGGGTGAGGCTAGgttctccctccctccacccaTCGTCACCTCTCAGGTCACTTCTGCAGAAACACCCGCCCAGCACCCTGCCAGCCAGGGCTGGGCCTGACTCACCACCGCCCCGGGCACCGGGAGCAAGGGAGGCTGAGCCGGAGCAAACTGGGGACATGGCGTCACCGTGCTTGCAGAATAGCCCTGTCCCTAGCAGTCCACTGCAGCCAGTGCAAAGGGCCAGCAAGCAGGTGGCTTGTGGAGGATGGTTTTGCGTGGCCCCTCCATTGGGGTGTTGCGGGGAGCTCAGCCGTCGAGCGTTCCCCCAGCCCGGCAGGGCTCAGGCTAGCACAGACTGGTGCTGGGACTCCAGCGTGGCAGCTCCGGTCCTCTCAACCAGTCGCAAGAAGCACATCCCAGTGACTCTGCAACCAGGAGGAGACCAAATCCTGCCTGGCGCTTGTAGAAGAGGCAAATCTTGCTGTTCGCTTGACAAAACctgggggctggaggaggcCCTCCAATCCGCTGTCCTGCTGATCCCCAAAAGGGCTGACAGCCGCTGTGGGAGAGCAGGCACCCACCAAGGAAACAACGAACGCATCCCCCGGCGAGAGCGAAGATGCACAGGGAGGGGAGCAAAGCAGCCATCCTGGGCTGGGGGACATCAACAGGCCCCAGAGGAGAAAAGCTTTGGTACCTTCTGCAATTGCagtcctggagcagcagctaaTCCAGAAAGCAGCAAGGGGAGATGGAGCACACCCTGCCCAGCCActggccagtgctgctgggcccGAGACGCTGATGCCGATGGGCAAGCCCGATGCCTCTCCTCTTTTATAGCACAGGCTGCGTAATGCGATCTGGCAGCCCGAGGGGAATTCCAGCCCGAAACGTTCATGCTCCCAGATCCAGGTGATTTGCATAATATGAACCACAAGGTCCCAGCCCAGAGCTGCCTTGCCGGGAAATCTGGGTTGGCCAGTTTAATCATTGTCAGAGCCCTTGCCCTGCCGATGCCCAGAGTTTCACCCACCTGGCTTCACGGggtgttttcttctctggctTGTGTTTGTTTGCTCATAGCAGCAGGTTCACTTGGCTCCTGCTGCCAGGCAAACACACCCAGCAGGGCCAGAGCGGGCGCTGGGGGCTGTGCATCCCTCCCCAGTGCTCTGCCTGCAGCGAAGGGGCTGGGAACACTGCCCTGGCATCCACTCAGCCGTGCGGCATCACCATGCCGGAGagggcagcccagccctgctgcatgAGTGCCTTGGCCATGCACAGGCTTGGTCACCCCCTGGTCTGGCACAGGCACGGTTCCTCCCAAAGAGGCAGAAAGGATCTGATGACCAAGCAAGGCAGATGCTGGGAACAGGGCTCAGGTggtctgtgtggggctggagTGGAGGCCAGACAGGTGACAAAGCACTGTGGCTCTCTGTTAAGCTGGGTTGATTTGTGCCTGGAGGCTGGTCTTGGATAGGCTGCTGAGCTGTGACGGCCCCTTCCCTGCCATTTCACAAGTGACTGGCACAGACACTCACGAGGGACACGTGCCAAGGAGTGAAGCAGAATTGTGGGATGCATTTGGGGAATTACCTTGTGGGCTCCTGGGAAGGGGTACTTGGGATACAATGATGCTGGTTGGGGCCCTGTGTTGGCAGAGCAGCCATGGGCCAGTCAAAGATAACAGCTCAGTGCCCATTTGCGCAGTGATGCTACTTTGCTAAGCCAGCACAACCATGCCACACATGGGCTGGTGCAAACCCAGGCCACTGTGAGCAGGGCAGACCCTGGCACCACGCGAGCCCCTCTAAGTCTTTGTCACTTCAAACTGGTACCTGGCAGCAAACCACTTCATGTGACAAGGTGTGACAGATAGTTGCAAGCATAGATGTTCTTCTCAGCCTACGGGCCAGGCAAGGGCTGTGGCCCCATCCCCTTGTCACGTCACCTTGGCCTGCCATCCCCTGCTGTGGCCCTGGGGCCAGCGTGCCAGCCAGGAGGCACCGGGTCACGCTAGCTGACTACCTGCCCCAGCTTCATTCCTCCACAGCACAGTCACGTGTTGGGTTCTGCCAGGCCCTGTTGTTTCCTGGGCACAGCATCCCACAAGGCCATCTCCACACCCaggagcagcctctgcctttGCTGCCATGGGGCAAACCAGGACCACTGGGGAAAACACCAGTGCTGGGCAGACACAGAGCCTCAAGGCTGCACTCAGCTGGGAGCTGAGCACTGGGCTCCCACTGTGCCTGGGGGGACCTGTCCACCAGGCTGGACTTCCAGTGCCTGCGGTTACAAACCTCACCCTGGGGAAGCTTTTTCCATGCACTGTTGAAATGCAGGTGTCTGCGGAGCAGAGATGGACAGGACAGCTCTCGGACGTGCCCTGGGCCACAGGATGATGGGCAGGGCATGTAGCATTTCGGAGTCTCCTGCCCAAGCCCTGCTCAGCCTACCCTCAAGCCTCATGCCTGCTGGGAGTCTTCTGggtcctcctgcagctcagcctgccctcttccttccccatgTGTTTGGGAACCAGGatgccagcagagcagagcaatcCTCCCCAAAACCCTGTGGGCACTGTCCAGCTTTACTGATCTGGAGAAATGGCCTTCCTGCCCATCTGCCTGCCTGATGTGCCACAACCCAGGCCTTATGCTGCCCTGCGGGGAGAAGATGACAGTGGAGGACACTGTCTGGAGATGCTGACACCCTTACAGAACACAGGAGAGCGTGAGCGTCTCCTGGGGTTCCTCATGCTCTTCACAAAGGCACAGGACAGCAGCAAGTTGCTGGATGGTGTCCATGGAACCCTCTACTGCCGAGGAGCAGATGCAACACTGATGGGTTCACAGCAAATCCTCCTTGAGCCCAGGGGTGACTGGCAGAGGGCTACCAAAAATCTCACTACCAGAGCCCAAGGAtgtgtccctgctgtccctTGCTGCTAGTCTGAGCTCTGAGGGCACCTCGGGCTGGTGGGGAGCCTGGCACAGGGCACTGCCAGCAAGGCTTGGCATCTTGCTGCAGTGAGAAAGAGGTGGTCATGAGTTTGGAGGTAACTGATGACACCAGCAAGAGCCAGCAAGAAAAGTGTCAGGGGAGCAGTGAGTAGCTGGGAGACCAGGAAGGGTTGCTACTCATGTCACCTGCCTTGCAAGCCTGCCCATGACACTCCCACATTcgctgccccacagaccccattTGCCCTAGCAGCACCGTGGTGTGGCTGTGGGTGCGGAGAATGGCACCAAGACAAGCCAGAGCACATGCTGAGGGTGACACAGGACACGGTGCTCGTGACTGATGTGGTTCTGGGCACCACCAGCCCTCCATAGTCACCGTTAGGGCTGGACTGGCACCACGTGCAGGACAAGCGCCACACAGGCTGTTCTGAACCCAGGGCGGGGGCCCAGCTCGCACCTCGCAGCAGGGCGTGGGGTGCCCCACACGGGGAGCgggagctgtgccagcaggaACCGCATCCGGGGTGGTCGTTGTGGGCACAACCAGTGTCTGACAGCTCCCTGCTCAGCTTCTCCATCCGAGTCCAACCAGTTTAACCAGTGctggctgggaaagagaaagtGAAGGATGCTGGGGCGAGGTcctgccctgcagagctgggggcacAGCTTGCTGcccacctccctgccctgcagcgCCTGGGGCAGATTGGTTGCTGGAGCCTTGGGGAGCACAGGGCGGGGGGCACCATCCACCACGCTCTAGGTCCTCAGCAAGCCCCACATGCTGGCACCGGGTTCACCTCCTTCCCCCCTGCTCCTTCTgcatccccccagcacccccacgCAGGCAGGTGAAAGGGACCCCGAATCCTCCCACAGTCCCCATCCTAGCAGGTGAAGGGGACTCCacatcccccctcatcccccaTCTCGGCAGGTGAAGCCATCCCCCCCGCACCtccccccacctccatcccGGCAGGCGAAGGGGACCTCGCAACCCCCCCACCCTTCCCGGCAGGCGAAGGCATCCCTCCCGCATCCCCCCCATCTGCCGTCCCGGCAGGCGAAGGGGACCCCGCAactccccccactcccccctccATCCCGGCAAGCGAAGGCATCCCCCCCGCACCCCGCTCGGCTCCGCAGTTCCCGCGGTCGGCGCTGCCACCTGCCGGCTGCCCCCGCGGCCCCGCTCCCGCCCGCTTCCCCGGGACCCGACAgcttcaaccagatcaggttgcacAGAGCCCCGTCCAAGCTGCCCTGGGATGTTTCCAGTGATGCAGCCTTCACTGCCTCCCcgggcaacccgggccagtgtctcaccaccctcagtgtgaaaaatatcttccttatatccagcctaaatctccactcctttagtttaaatccattattccttgtcctgtcataGCAAGCCTTGCTAAAGTCCGTCaccggctttcctggagcccctttcagtactggaagcttctccagactgaacaaccccaactctctcagcctggcctcgtatgGGAGATGCTGCAGCCCTCACATCGTTTTCTGATGAGGCTTTGCAGGGGTAGCTGCCACTCTGGCTTGGGACTGCCAGGTCAGATTCCTTCCTCCAACCCTCTCCAGGAGAGAGCAGCCAGAACCAACCTATATGGGGCTGTGCTTCCTCCACCTCAGCCTCATAATTTTCCCCCAATGCAGTCGCATCTGCCCTGTGAGTATAATGGAATCACTGAGGTTAGAAAAGACACCTCTAAGCTCCtgcagtccaaccatcagcccaaccccaccgtgctcactaaaccatgtcccagagtgcCACGGTCACATGGTTtctgaaccccttcagggatgaggactcccccactgtcctgggcagcctctgccagggcttcaccactgtcagcaaaggaatttttcttcataacccctggtgcagcttgaggccatttcctcccaccctatcacttgttactcgggagaagagcccaacacccaccccaccacaacctcctttctgggagctgtagagagtgaggtctccccttcagcctcctcttctccagtccaAACAATCACAGGTCCCTCAGCTCCTGTCACAATACTTGTTCTGTAGACCCgtctccagctctgttccccttctctggatgcgccccagcacctcaatgtcctccttgtaCTGAGGGACCCAAGTCTGAACCtaggattcaaggtgcagcctcaccagtgctgagacCAGGAGGATGATCgctgccctgctcctggtggccacaccatggctgatccaagccaggacgctgttggccctcttggctacTGCTGGTccatgttcagccactgttgaccCGTCAGCTGCAGGATGCAGGTCACACCcaaggcagaggcaggagggctgcagcagcatctttcCCTCAGCCCCTTCGCCAGGTACAGCAGGATAGGATGGGCAGTTCGGGCTGTGCTCTTCATCTCTTCAAAGCCATCACTGCTGTGTCACTTTATTTCCATACATTTTATTTGTGAAGACAAAAAGGCAAGGAACAAACACAGCCATTGAAAAACCATGTACATCAAGAGACCAAAATAACTTACACTATTTACAGGAACACATCGAGGTATAAAATACATGTACAAGCCTTGTCCTGTGACAAACCCAGAcggctgggctgggctgtacgacccagcagagaaaaagaaaaagccttcaCAAGAGTTGGCCTTTAGAAAACAGCtccaaggaagaaaaggcacCTGCTATTTGTGATACTTGTGCAGCGGGACAGGGTGATGGAGCAGGCGATGTGATGCTGCAGCTGCCCGAGGGCTGGACCACAGGGTACCAGGTGGTCAGCGGAGACGGGGGATGCTTAAGAGCTGGCAGGTACCATGGGCAGGGCTGTCACAGATGAGGGACGAGTCCCTGGGGGTAGGAAGGTGCAGAGCTGTGGTTCTCTGAGGGTGAGGCTCAGGAGGTCAGGAGAAGGCCGGGGGGAGTCGGGGCTGTGCTGAGCTCACAGTTACAGCACCATGCACACCATGGTGGGGTCAGAGCCAGCGGGacctcttccctccccaggaGGGTGAAGGGGGCTCAGGGAGGGCATGCAGCTCGAGGGAGCTTGCTTAAGAGCAAGTGGGAGCCTTGTGCTCTGCAGAGATTGTACCTGACCCATCCTGCATGGGACAGGGAAAGGACTGGGAAACAGGCGCTGGGAGAGGACTTGGGGAGTGGGCACTGGTTCTGCAGCACCAAGGCAGGAAGTAGCATCTGAGACCCCAAAGCAGCTGTGGTCAGAAGTGCTAGGGAGGAAAATCGTACTTGGGGGAGACAGGATGCCAGTGCTCCGTCTCCCTGCAGCTGGTGAGGCTAAAATATGCACCGCCTTTTGTACCCTAAGGGCTGTGGGTGCCAAGGAGGGGATGGTGCCCAGGCTCCCTGCATGGGCTCACAGTGGTTTGAGGGCCCAGTGCTTTTGGGTCCCTGAGTCATCTCCACCCCTTGTGCGCAAAGTTCAGCTCTGGGCCAGCACTGCAGCCTTAGCAGAGGAATGCTGGCCTCTGTGTGCTGGAAGGAGGAGACTGACGGAGCAAGGGACATGGCGCAGGGACAGAAGCATCACCCAGTGATTCGATCAAGGGAAGGACCTCCCCAGACCACAGGTATCATCACACCCTTGGCACAAACCAAGGCACCCAAGGGTGAAGCAAAATTAGGTGCATGGTGTGAAGGCAGCTCCAAACTGTCCCTGCAATGCAGGGGCTGGCAGAAGGGCTCTGAGATCACAAGAAAGGACTTAAGCTACACGGCAGTATAAACCCTGAGCCCCAAGGCAGCACCCAGCACAGCGCCAAAGGATGAAACAGCTCACCGCCAAAGGATGAAACAGCTCACCTGCGTCCTCAGCAGGCAAACAGCCCTCTCACCATCATCCCTAACCACCTCTGCCTTGATTGTCCAAGGCCACAGCACCAGTCGGAGTTCTGAAGGACCAGAAGCCAAGGGGCAACCCTTGCTCGACTCCCTGCACATTGGGACTTTGTGCTTTAGTGTATGGGAGGACCTGCCTCCCCCCTTACTGACAGCGTAGCTCAGACCTGCAAACCCCCTCCCAAACCCcattgtgccaggggagggggTACAGCCCTGTGTCGGCTCCCCAGCCCCAAGTGGGGCATAAACTGGGTTACTCTGGGTTATGTTCAGTGCCTGGGACAGAGTCTAGATTCAGCTATggttttggggtaaaaaaaatcaaacatcaCACACAAGAATCTGCTTCTCTCACAGActccctcctccaccccagACGGAGGCTTTTACAGCACCAGTTCCCAGCCACTTTGGGTTGCCACTGAATTACAGCAGGCTCTGGAATATGAGGACTAGGACCAGCCCATTCCAGCAATGTGCTTCCTGCGGACACTTCCCAGACAAAAGGGCTTCATTGCATCCACAGGGAATATCtgagagcagaggcagcaatACAGGCTGAGCTAAGCCTTTCCAAGGTCCCTTTCCACCCTTCAGAAGGGCAAGAGAGACTACTTCCAGGCTGCAAATGAAGACAGGAACTACTGGCAACACTGCTGAACCTCAGTTCAAGCAGCAACGGGAGTAAAATCTCAGTGTCGTGACTCAGCTGAGGGAACCCATCACAAAGGTGAGAGCTGGGagcacagggcagagcaggatgttggtcctgctgtgctgcccaggaggaggcaggcagggggACACAAGGGACGGCTCAGAAGTGCAGCAAGGTGGGGGCGAGGCCACATGTCCCCAGGACAAATTCAAGTATCAAAACCATAACActaattaagagaaaaaaaaaaaaactaaaacacaaaCTCCCCACCCCAACCCCCACAAAAACCCCAATGATGACAGCACCCAGCTTGCACCGTGAGGTAGCTAAACCAGATCAACACCCCAGAAATGCTCTCCTGTGTGGGAAGTACTAACCCACACAAGACGGTTAAGACATGTATACACTCCCAACACATAGAGTTATGGGATCACAGTCACCCCGTGCTTCAAAGATCCACCACCCCAGCTCTGGACGTCTGCTGCTGTGCCACAGCGCCCTTCACCTGCAGGTTGCAAATGCCACAAAGCGCTCTCACCATGctgctgcaacagcagcaacGTGGATGCTCAGCATCATCCAGGATTGGACACTCAGCCCTGGGAAATTAAGCAGGCACTTGCAGCCTACACACAGGAAGAAATGGGTGTAAAAAGGCAAGGCAGTTCTGACCCTAAGTCCCCCAAGAGCAGCCCCTACAGCAGGGAGCAGGTTTCaggtcaggcactggcagatcTTGGTGCAGGCGCTGATGCACGCCACACACCTGGCTACAAACACGCACACTCACCAACCCTATGGCCAAGCAAAGCTTAAAACCGTTGAGGAATGAGCAGGGAAACCCTCTTCCAGGCAGGCTTGGAGGGCAAGACCTCCCCACAGCTGTGTGTGACTGGTGGCTGTGGTGCCTCACGCAGATTTGTTTACCCCCTCCAGTCCTGTGGAGTGCCCAGCCCGGAGCTGCTGACGCTGGCACCACTTCTCCCCCGGCCATGGCAGGAGGGCTCCTCGCCTCGAGGCAGTCACCAGTCCCAGGCTGCACAGGACTCAGCCACAGTCACTGTCCCAGGCAGGGTCACACCCACACACACCATCATGCCCTCCACCAAGGCAAGGCAGCAGGATGGGTTTTTTCTCCAccccaaaagggaaaaaaatcccatcaaaTCAATAGAGATGCTCCTGCCTTTCAGGATGCAGAGGAATTCCCATGCTTCACATGGAATGGTTTTAACGAGGGCTGGTGGCAAACAATCTGGGGCTGGTCTGTGAGTCAGCATGGTggacaaagcagaaggaaaatggtCTATGCTTTATGGGGCAGGTCTTGCAGTCCCTGGCCTCCAAGATCCCAGTTCAGTGCCTGGCAGGATCACATGGAGAAATTTTGAAACTGGAGttcaaaagctgctgcttctgagacAGAGGAAGTGAGAGCACAAGAGGCAAGAGCACCCCTCCTGGGGACTCCTTGGCCATTCCACAAGCTCTGGTTCACCAAGAAGGGGACAGAGCAGGGGGAGGTCCAACAAGCCacaggagagatggaggaaagCTCCAGTGTTAGAGCAGGACCTTGCCAGTCCCTTGCACACGAGGAGGGAACCTGGAGAAGCCATGTCCCTGGGGACACATTCCTGGATGGAGCCCCCAGCCTTTCATGGAAGTTGGATTTTGGAAGATGCAGGATTGTCCTTCAAGCATGGGGTGAATCAGGGGACTTGTGCGGGACCAGTGTGTGCAACCCCTTCCTCACCCTCAACTCCATCCAACAAGTCCAGTTGCTCCGTGCCTCGCTGGGCCCCCTCCGGCTCCTGGATCCATGGGGACCTATGGGCCAAATCCAAACTACCTCCTCCCTGGAGGAAGGCTGAGAGCAGAGCTTGAGGGAAGGAGTTACAGCTCTCAGCCCCCAGTGATGGTAGAACAAGATGGGCCACAGGGTTGGGGTGACAAACCCAGTCTTGGCTTCTTTGCCCTGTCACCTCTGTTCTTGCTTCATTTCTTCATCTTGAGGGGGGGTCACACACTGCAGGAATCCACTGCAAACACCTGCTGAGGGCCCAGATGTCAAGCGCAGGGCTAAGCagcccttcccttctccagagcagagcagcgTGGGCACAAGATCCAAGATTCCAAGAGTCCAAGATCCATTCGTCAGCCGAGTTTGAGATGAGTTTGGAGAATGTCAAAGAGAACTGCAGAGGGTTTGGCTGCAAGTTACTTGATGGAGATCTTCCCAGGTTTGCCACTCCTCCACAGCTGGGACATGGCAAAGGAGCTCAGAGGAGCACACCTCCAGTTATTGGGAACAGGTAGACAGACCACCTAGAAACACTTCTGCAGACCTCCCACCACAGAGAGGCTGTCCCACGAGTAATGTCTCCAAAGAAGCATCCCCTCTATGTCGTGGTCCTGGCCAGCAGACACCAAATATCCTCATGGCCATGGAGTGGAGGAAGACTCCTGCAGGAACCAGCCCCGGAGCCAACAGAGACAGAAGCAGCATATCATGGTGGAGGCCACAAGAGCCCGTGGTGGCAGGAGGGTGTCTCTGAGAAGAAGCCAAGTAGCTCTGAACCCCATAAATCCTGGCAGGTGTTGAAGCAGGGTGGGTGAGGAGAGAGATGATACATTTCCTGGCCACTGGAAAACCATCAAGAAACCTCAGCAAGAGGGAAGGTGGAGCTGACAGTACCTCATGGAGCTGTGTCCTCACCAGAGCAGGCAGTGCTCAAAGTACCAGATGGGACATTGTCCACCCTGCTGGGTCAGGCACAGCAATCCCTGTCCTTAGGCTGAGCTCCTGTAGATGACAGGCTCTTGACAGCAAGGGAGACATACCCCTACCTTCACCGTCCTGTCGCATCTTCCAGTCCTTTTGCAGTTCCTAGTTCGACCCCGTGGGCAACCTCCTCCCGTTCCAGAGCTTCACTGTCAAATCACTAAGGAACAATGGCAAAGAAGGATGATGTGAACCAGGGGTTCTCGCAGGAGCCCCACAGGAACGCTGCAGAGAGGCACCGCGAGGAGAAACGGTCCCTACCCCCAGCCCATGGCAGCATGCAGCCCACAAGACCTCCAGGCTCTGTTCTCTGGGCAGGAGGTTGCCCAGTTTGTCTTGGGGAGCAGACAGGCCCAATGGGGCTCAGCCTCCAGCTCACCCCACTGGCAGTAACTGGGGGCAAAGGGAAATGGTGACCTCCAGGGTTGACCCCGACAACGGGACTCCTGCACCCCTTCAATGAGCTCTAAGTCAAAGCAGTGACactgcagggagctgctgcGCTTGGGCTCCCCAGGACGTGGGCTGCTTTGGGGGTGGCTGCTGACTCCCGCCCCACCACCCATGCAAGGCACGGCTTCCACAGAGCTGACACAGTGGATGTGGGCACttggcaaggggaaaaaaaaaaaaaaaaagacaaatcaaaCCAATAGAGGGATATGGCTGGGACAAAGGGACAAGTCACTTCTAGCAAAGATCTACAAAGTGGGAAAAAACGCAAAATAGTTTCATACCGTGAAGAAGCAGCTCAgaccagagagaaagaaag
This genomic interval carries:
- the ELF3 gene encoding ETS-related transcription factor Elf-3 isoform X1 — protein: MAGSCEISNIFSNYISAMYQPDEVQPTLDMLGHLGDDSALGLSLPTSQPPAQTTDKPEWFSELPYFWTKVQVLEWISYHVEKNKYDASSIDFSCCNMDGHALCHCTRDQMRLIFGPLGDELYDRLHEISIANPSPSTPAASNELNWIIDLLEKEDVTSQELFLNSSHLELGNPRDSLEDMKPTNPFLSTDFTCLPGAMSPGSSDVSGPVMSHSPNSQDSGGSDLDLDPTEANLFPDDGFSGKKKGDSKHGKRKRGRPRKLSKESRDCLESRKSKHSPRGTHLWEFIRDILIHPELNEGLMKWEDRQEGVFKFLRSEAVAQLWGQKKKNSSMTYEKLSRAMRYYYKREILERVDGRRLVYKFGKNSSGWKEEEVLNRNKEL
- the ELF3 gene encoding ETS-related transcription factor Elf-3 isoform X2, whose protein sequence is MAGSCEISNIFSNYISAMYQPDEVQPTLDMLGHLGDDSALGLSLPTSQPPAQTTDKPEWFSELPYFWTKVQVLEWISYHVEKNKYDASSIDFSCCNMDGHALCHCTRDQMRLIFGPLGDELYDRLHEITSNELNWIIDLLEKEDVTSQELFLNSSHLELGNPRDSLEDMKPTNPFLSTDFTCLPGAMSPGSSDVSGPVMSHSPNSQDSGGSDLDLDPTEANLFPDDGFSGKKKGDSKHGKRKRGRPRKLSKESRDCLESRKSKHSPRGTHLWEFIRDILIHPELNEGLMKWEDRQEGVFKFLRSEAVAQLWGQKKKNSSMTYEKLSRAMRYYYKREILERVDGRRLVYKFGKNSSGWKEEEVLNRNKEL